The Clostridium sporogenes genome contains a region encoding:
- the bcmB gene encoding 5-hydroxymethylcytidine 5'-monophosphate nucleosidase subunit BcmB has translation MNKRVFLAAPFKGAIKEKLSIMKEQEKKRIENLILFLEEKGWKVDNAHRREEWGANFMSPDQCTKLDYDAIKECDLFIAFPGVPVSPGTHIEIGWASAMGKEIILLLAEKEENYAYLIRGLHTVSNVHYIIYNEEKEYLHKLDSYLDGENNEV, from the coding sequence ATGAATAAAAGAGTATTTTTAGCTGCTCCTTTTAAAGGGGCGATTAAGGAAAAGCTGTCGATTATGAAAGAACAAGAAAAGAAGAGAATAGAAAATCTTATTTTATTTTTAGAAGAAAAGGGATGGAAAGTAGATAATGCACATAGGAGAGAAGAGTGGGGAGCTAATTTTATGTCTCCAGATCAGTGCACAAAATTAGATTATGATGCAATAAAAGAATGTGATTTATTTATAGCTTTTCCAGGGGTACCTGTTTCTCCAGGCACTCATATTGAAATTGGATGGGCTTCAGCAATGGGGAAAGAAATAATTTTGCTTCTAGCTGAAAAAGAAGAAAATTATGCTTATTTAATCAGGGGATTACATACTGTAAGTAACGTACATTATATAATTTATAATGAGGAAAAAGAATATCTTCATAAATTAGATTCATATTTAGATGGTGAAAATAATGAAGTTTAA